One window of the SAR324 cluster bacterium genome contains the following:
- a CDS encoding ABC transporter permease subunit: MTLLEMRESIRARWFVVYVLIFGGAIILLFTLGITESRVLGFTGLSRLMVTYIQLCVAVLPVFILITTVRSVVGDRESNVLEYLLSFPISLGAYYWGKVLARFLVVFLPVVVALCGSALWGLFKNLEVVWNTVGYYSLLMGSLTWCFLGIGMLLSTLTRKQEWGLGMAFLVWLFLLVFIDIIMIGVMLQHQVQEQVVIGISLLNPLQTFRTATLLLFDPELSVLGPSAFVILDHLGRQGFLWFALIYPAGLGGLCSWSGYEIFRRGDLV, encoded by the coding sequence ATGACACTGCTTGAAATGCGCGAATCCATCCGGGCACGCTGGTTCGTGGTCTATGTGCTCATCTTTGGCGGCGCGATTATTCTACTGTTCACCCTGGGCATCACGGAGTCCAGAGTTCTGGGGTTTACAGGCCTGAGCCGGTTGATGGTGACTTACATTCAGCTTTGTGTCGCTGTTTTGCCAGTGTTTATCCTGATCACAACAGTACGATCCGTGGTGGGTGACAGGGAATCAAATGTGCTGGAGTATCTGTTGTCCTTTCCTATCTCACTGGGCGCGTATTACTGGGGAAAAGTTCTCGCTCGTTTTCTGGTGGTATTTCTGCCTGTGGTTGTGGCGTTATGTGGCTCAGCACTTTGGGGATTGTTCAAAAATCTGGAAGTGGTTTGGAATACAGTGGGGTATTATTCTTTGCTGATGGGATCGTTGACCTGGTGTTTTCTGGGTATCGGGATGTTGCTTTCCACTCTGACCCGTAAACAGGAATGGGGACTGGGAATGGCGTTTCTGGTATGGCTGTTTCTGCTGGTATTCATTGACATCATCATGATTGGCGTCATGCTTCAGCATCAGGTACAGGAACAGGTGGTCATCGGAATTTCACTGCTGAATCCGCTCCAAACTTTCCGAACCGCGACACTGCTTTTGTTTGATCCTGAATTGTCGGTGCTTGGACCTTCGGCGTTTGTGATTCTGGATCATTTGGGGCGGCAGGGCTTTTTATGGTTTGCGCTCATTTATCCTGCCGGTTTGGGTGGGCTTTGCTCATGGAGTGGTTATGAAATTTTTCGACGTGGCGATTTGGTCTAA
- a CDS encoding ABC transporter ATP-binding protein, protein MIEISGLTKTFQKHKVLDDVKLSIRACERIALIGQNGAGKTTLIRCLMGQYRYEGKVEAWNQEPQKNREALLQKIGFVPQHPPPLPMNVGELVQFSASICTQTTLERIYQVADELGLDLRQHLGKPFMKLSGGMKQKLLIALALAKNPELLIMDEPAANLDPQGRKAFFLRLAQIPRETTMMLSSHRVDELLSLVNRVIEMDCGRIVLDEPLGGKNSSVHLLKCRMVMTDRNDFIQKIINEWKFEETQPLVFEGNIVAVDRMRFLNAVSQFAGHIHQLTMAQEEL, encoded by the coding sequence GTGATTGAAATTTCCGGTCTGACCAAAACATTCCAGAAACACAAGGTACTGGATGACGTGAAGCTCTCCATTCGCGCTTGTGAACGCATCGCGCTGATTGGTCAGAATGGCGCGGGCAAAACCACGCTTATCCGTTGTCTGATGGGGCAATATCGTTACGAAGGAAAAGTGGAGGCCTGGAATCAGGAACCTCAAAAAAACAGGGAAGCCCTACTTCAGAAGATCGGCTTTGTTCCTCAGCATCCGCCACCACTTCCCATGAACGTGGGCGAGCTTGTCCAATTTTCCGCGTCAATCTGCACGCAAACCACTCTGGAGCGGATTTATCAGGTAGCCGATGAGTTGGGTCTGGATCTGCGTCAGCATTTGGGAAAACCGTTTATGAAACTGTCTGGCGGCATGAAACAAAAACTGCTCATTGCCCTGGCTCTGGCCAAAAATCCCGAATTGCTGATCATGGATGAGCCGGCCGCCAATCTGGACCCTCAAGGACGAAAAGCGTTTTTTTTAAGACTGGCGCAAATCCCCCGGGAAACAACCATGATGCTCAGCAGTCATCGGGTGGACGAACTTCTGAGCCTGGTCAATCGTGTGATTGAAATGGATTGCGGACGAATTGTGCTGGATGAACCCCTTGGTGGAAAAAACTCATCAGTTCATTTATTGAAATGCCGAATGGTCATGACCGACCGAAATGATTTTATCCAGAAAATCATCAACGAATGGAAATTTGAGGAAACACAACCTCTGGTATTTGAAGGAAATATTGTGGCTGTGGATCGTATGCGTTTCTTGAATGCTGTTTCTCAATTTGCCGGCCATATCCATCAATTGACGATGGCTCAGGAGGAACTTTGA
- a CDS encoding protein NosL, which yields MLVSVLVLAGCQKKNPEQLPDDIVWDRDVCDHCRMAISDPRYATQVVEPGGKAHLFDDAGCALSWIKNQPWKDNAKIWVADINTFQWLDAYKAHWRSGDSHTPMGYGFSASRDPFENALTFDEVRQRVWNHQALKDQHQGMGHNMPKPGLFHETHSSPQE from the coding sequence ATGCTTGTCTCCGTGCTGGTGCTGGCAGGTTGTCAGAAAAAAAATCCTGAGCAACTTCCGGATGATATTGTCTGGGATCGTGATGTTTGCGATCATTGCCGCATGGCCATCAGTGATCCGCGTTATGCGACACAGGTCGTCGAACCCGGTGGAAAGGCGCATTTGTTTGATGATGCGGGATGCGCCCTGTCATGGATCAAAAATCAACCATGGAAAGACAACGCCAAAATCTGGGTGGCAGATATCAATACCTTTCAGTGGCTCGATGCCTACAAGGCGCACTGGCGTTCCGGCGACAGTCACACCCCCATGGGATATGGTTTCTCAGCCAGTCGAGACCCCTTTGAAAACGCGTTGACCTTTGATGAGGTGAGACAAAGAGTATGGAATCATCAGGCCTTGAAAGACCAGCACCAGGGAATGGGACACAACATGCCCAAACCAGGATTGTTTCATGAAACACATTCTTCACCCCAAGAATAA